The genomic segment AGCCAGTTCCATACGGCACGAAGATCCCACCAGATTCTGGATCGGGATCAAATGATCAGCAGTAATGGATGATCCAATACCCAAAGCCTTAAACTCTGATGCCCTCAAAGCCTGAACCGCCAACTCGTGGGCGTCTTCGCCGTCAACCCATCCTTGGACAGTGATATCCAGATCAGGGACTGCAGAAAGTGCCAGATCGCCGCGGTCAACGGCAGGGAGAATGATGCTGGCTGTGCCCTGTGCTGGAATAACCAACGCAGTGAGACGCTCATGGGTGGAGATCCAACTGCCAGTGAGATATGCCAGTTCCGCTCCCGTGCCGATGATGAGGCCATCAAGACCTGCTGCGCGTGCGCCTTCCTGCGCGTGTAAAAGTCGTTCTGCATATACCTGGGAGGGAAAATTAGTACTCATAAACTCCAACCCTAGTAGCCTAGGCAGGTGTGCGATCAAACCACACTGTCAGAATCAGATCTGCTGGCCACTACGCTAGCGGTTTATTAATCACGGAAAAGCACGTCACAGGCCTCTTAAGCCTTCGAGAAGGCCAAATTTCAGAACGTGCCACATTTATTCTCACAGCGGATCATTTTCTGCGCACTGCTGGATCCGTGATCTCTATCCGAGGAAAAAATTTCAGTGCCACGGCTACCCAGAGCTTGTCTGTCTTTGGTACAGATCTGGGTTTGATCAAAATTGATGGAAAAGCACCCACCATGCAGCTTCCGCTTATCTCAAATAAACCCTTGTGTATAGGCATGAAAACCACCACCTTTGGTTTTGGTGGTCTGCCCTCTGCCACAGTGCCAAAAGAAATTAGCGGCCGAGTTATCTCAGCAATCCGCTACGGAGTATCCCGAAATCGCGCCACGAGAGTCCAGTACGGTGCCTTGATCTTCAATTCCCCTCACAAGGCCGTGAAAGGTGATTCCGGCGGACCTATCCTGGTAAAAGGACAGGTCGCCGGAATTCAATCAATGATCTCTGATCCTGGCGGCT from the Corynebacterium crudilactis genome contains:
- a CDS encoding S1C family serine protease, translating into MRSNHTVRIRSAGHYASGLLITEKHVTGLLSLREGQISERATFILTADHFLRTAGSVISIRGKNFSATATQSLSVFGTDLGLIKIDGKAPTMQLPLISNKPLCIGMKTTTFGFGGLPSATVPKEISGRVISAIRYGVSRNRATRVQYGALIFNSPHKAVKGDSGGPILVKGQVAGIQSMISDPGGYNTGIATAASLTQHIPAIAHAMELLKQD